The genomic segment ATCCAGGACATGATCTTCGATGCGGAGGTCTCTTGGGCCGTAGAGCATGGCGATTTTCATGGAATGTGCTCCAATCAGGCCGACAGGGCGGAAAGGCAGCGGTCGTAGACATCGAATCGCTCGCCTTCCGTCTCCTCGGGGTCCACCAGCTTGAGCCAGAGGGCGCTGCCGGGCTTTGCCGAGCTGTAGGACCGGTGGCTGCCGATCACGGAGGGATCCTCGCCGTGCCAGGCGATTTCCCCCTCCTGCATGTAGATGAACTCTCCGCGATAGCGGTCCACGATGTCCTTCCTGTGATCGCGGTAGAACAGACCCTGTTCACAGGCCGTGCGCCGCAGCGTATGGATCAGTTCGGGCGCTTCATCGGGATCCGAGTCGAAGTGCGCCACCGGGGTCTGGACGTCGCATTCGAAATCTATTTCGTCCAGGTCGACCGTTCCGAAACCCCGCTGGGCGGCCACCAGGAGGTGATTACGGTCCCTCCGGAACGGCGGCTGTGGCCAGTCGGAGGCCGGATCGTGTCCCATCAGGTAGGCGCCGCAGGCATCTGTGGCCGTGATCTGGTCGCCGGCGATCAGCACGTCGCCCACGCGCCCTTCACCGCCCCATTCTCGTCCTTTCTGTCCCACGAGTCCGTCGATGACGTTCAGGCAGGGATTCGTGATCATGGCCAGGTCGGGCAGGACGTAGGACAGGCGAATGGCGTGGTGGAAATACGTTCGGACCCGCCCGCCGGGAGGAACGATGGGCGGTAGCCCGAAGAGATTCTTCATGCACAGCGTGATGCCCATGAACGAGTGATTCTTCATCTTCGCCACGGAAATGACTTCGTCCGCGTCCTCGAAGACGCCGCTCAGGATATACCGGTCGAACATGTTCCCGCCGCCCGGCACCTCGTACACCGACCAGGGCGGCCGGTTCGAGTCGTCGTACCTGACGTCGAACTCTCGTAGATGGTGGACGTAATTGAACTCGTCGGGCGTCAGCTTGTCCGTGGCGTAAGGATTGGTGTCCGTGGCGTAGATCTCCGCATCGGTTTGTTCCCGGAGCAATTGCAGCACGGCCCTGCAGACCGCGTCGTCCACCAGTTCCTGCCGGCGCCCCTTGAACCGGACGACGTTGTCCATGGGTTTCATCATGTTGAACTTGATGACGATCTTCCGGGCTTTCTCGATGCGCGCCCAGGACTCCGCAAGCGGTTCGGTGATGCGCTTGAGGGTTTCGTAGACGCCTTCGTAGGGCGTCCGATGGTCGCAGGACGCCGCGCGAACGGTGTATGGCTTCTCCGGCATATCACGGTCTCCAGACGTTGCGGAATGCGAGGGGATACATTTCAAGGTGCAATATACATCCACCGGAATCGGCGACAAGGGTAAAGCCCGGCGCGGCCCGGCACGCCCGATACAGCCCGGCGAGGCCGGTGGATCCTGCTTACGGCATGGACGAAGGCAGTCAAAATGAAAGGCGCGGGCATTTTGGGTTGTATATTTAAAGTCGATGCGGCATATTGAAGACCCCTTTGTCCTGTGATTCCCTCTCGGGGAAACCGAACCGCCATCGGAAACGCGGTGCGTCCGCGGAAGATGTCCCGGCCTAGCCCGGCCTTGCCCGGCCTTGCCCGGCCATGCTGACCGGGCACCGCGGCCAACAGGAAGGTGAACACGGATTTGAACGCGCTTCGAAAATTCGTACGGTTCGTGGACGGGTTGAACGAACGGGTCGGGTCGGTCGTTTCCTGGTTTACGACGTTGCTCGTCCTGACCGTCTGTATCGACGTGTTTACCCGGTATTTCCTGCGCAGTAGCAGCGTGGCGGTGCAGGAACTGGAGTGGCACTTCTTCGCGGTGATCTTCCTGCTCGCCTCTGCGTGGGCCCTAAAGCACAACAAGCATGTCCGCGTGGACGTGCTCTACATGAACTTCAAGCCCCGAAACCAGGCCCTGGTCAATCTCATCGGCAGCCTGCTGTTTCTGCTTCCCTTCGCGGTGATCGCGATCTGGAGCTCCCAGAATTTCGTCCTGAATTCCTTCCGGATCGGCGAGGTTTCGCCGGATCCCGGCGGGCTGCCCGCCCGTTACATCCTGAAGGCCATGATCCCCCTCGGGTTTTCGCTCATACTCCTCCAGGGACTGGCCCTGGCGGCACGCTCCCTGGACCGGTTCATCCACGGAGGAGAAGATCCCATGGGCGAAGAGGACGAGTCGCCTCCGAGAGGGCTTTCGGCCAGGGAGGAGGACGCGGTTTGACCGAAGCGATGCCCCTCATCCTTTTCCTGGTCCTCTTCCTGCTGCTCCTGATGGGGTACCCGGTCGCCTTCACCCTGGGCGGCGTGTCCGTACTCCTCGGGCTGATGACCTTCGGCGCGGATTTCTTCAACCTGCTGCCCCTGCGCATCTGGGGCGTCATGACGAACTACGTCCTGCTCGCCGTGCCCCTGTTCGTCTACATGGGCGTCATGCTGGAGAAATCGGGTCTGGCCGAGGACATGCTGGAGACCATGGCCCTGCTCTTCGGCCGGCTACGGGGCGGGCTCGCCGTGGCGGTGGTGATCGTGGGGGCCTTGCTGGGCGCTTCCACCGGCATCGTGGGGGCAACGGTCGTGACCATGGGCCTGCTCAGCTTGCCCACCATGCTCAGGAGGGGCTACAGCCCCCAGGTGGCCACGGGCACGATCGCCGCGTCGGGGACGCTCGGGCAGATCATACCGCCCAGCGTGGTGCTCGTGCTGCTCGGGAGCATACTCAACGTGTCGGTCGGCGACATGTTCATCGGCGCGGTCATACCGGGCGCGATTCTCGTGGGCATGTACCTCGTGTGGCTTGCCATCGTGGCCGTGATCAAACCGGACGAGGCGCCGGCCATGCCAGCCGATGAACTGGCCGCCTTCCGGGAAAGCGGCATGTTCAGGAAGATCATCCGGGCCTTCCTGCTTCCCCTGGGCCTGATGACCGTCGTGCTGGGCTCCATCTTCGCGGGCATCACCTCGCCGACGGAAGCGGCGGCCGTGGGTGCGCTGGGCGCGACCCTGCTCACCGTATTCCAGGGCAAGTTTTCCTATGAAACGCTGAAGGAGGTCATGAAGGAGTGCACGCACATCACGTGCATGGTCTTCTTCGTGCTGGTAGGCGCCGAGGCCTTCGGTCTGGTGTTCCGGGGCATGAAGGGCGACGCGTACATGACCAGCCTGATCATGGACGCCAACCTGAGTACCTACGCCTTCCTGGCCCTGGTCCTGGTCATGATCTTCATCGCCGGCTTCTTCATAGATTTCATCCAGATCACCTACATCATCGTACCGGTCGTAACGCCCATCTTCATCGCCTTCGGCGTCGATCTGCTGTGGCTCGGCATCCTGATCGCGGTGAACCTGCAGACCTCCTTCCTCACGCCCCCCTTCGGGTTCTCCCTGTTCTACCTCAAAGGGGTCGCTCCGCCCGAAGTGCAGACCCGGCATATCTACAAGGGTATTCTGCCCTTTATCGTGATCCAGCTCATCTGCCTGGGGTGCCTGGTCTACGCTCCGATGCTTGCGACCTGGCTGCCGGGCCTGCGCTAGACCCCAAACCTTCGCCAGGACCCGGGCCTTCACCAGGACCCGGGCCTTCACTAGCCGTTAATAACCGATCGCGCAACCGTCTTTTCGGGGCTCCGACGCGCCGTGGAGCATGCCGTATTCCGGGTCGATGCGGATCGCCTGGTAGCCGCCGTATCCGTGGGCAGACCGGGATATCCGGTGGCCCATCTCCTCCAGACGCCGGAAGGCATCTTCGCCGATGCCTTCTTCCACGTTGAGCCGGCCTCCTCCGGCCTCCATGGGCGCACCCGTGGGTTCGGCCGAACCGAAGTGCTGGAACCGCGGCGCGTCGCCCGCCTCCTGTACGTCCATGCCGAAATCGATCATGCTGCAAAGCACCTGGACGTGTCCCTGCGGCTGCATCGCACCGCCCATCAGGCCGAATGTGAGCCAGGGATTCCCGTCCCGGGTCACCATGGCGGGGATGATGGTGTGGAAGGGCCGCTTGTGGGGCGCCAGGGCGTTGCGGTGCGAGGGATCCAGCGAGAAGAGCTGCCCCCGGTTCTGGATGGGAAATCCCGTGCCCTCCGGCACGATGCCCGATCCGAAACCCCGGAAGATGCTCTGGATGAACGAAACGACGTTGCGGTCCCGGTCGACGACGGTCATGTAGGCCGTGTCCCCGTGCTGCAGGATGGGATCGCCGGCCGGGACGTCGACTGCCGCCCTGCGGGGATCGATGCGTGCGCGCTGCCGGTCGGCGTAGTCCCTGGACAGTAGCGCTTCCACGGGTACCTCCGCGAAGGCGGGATCGGCGTAGAACACGGCGCGGTCGGCGTAGGCGAGTTTCTTGGCTTCGATCTGCAGGTGCAGCGTTTCCGCCGACAGGCACCCTGTTTCGGCGAGGTCGTAGCCTTCCAGGATGTTCAGCATCTGCAGGGCGGCGATGCCCTGCCCGCTCGGGGGCAGTTCCCAGACCGTGTGGCCCCGGTAGTCGACGCTGACGGGATCGTCCCAGGTCGACCCGTGGTCCCGGAAATCCTCAGGGCTGAACAGCCCGCCGACGTCCCGGGAACAGGCCACGACGGCCTCGGCGATTTCGCCTTCGTAGAACGCGTCGCGACCGCCCTCGGCCAGGATGCGGTAGGATCGGGCCAGGTCCGGGTTCCGGAACACCGCGCCGGGTTCGGGCGCTTTCCCTCCGGGCAGGTAGACGCGGACGGACTCGGGCCACGGCCTCAGCAGCGGTATGGATCCCGCCCAGTCCCTCGCGATGATGTCCGAAACGGGGAACCCATTCTCCGCGTAGTAGATAGCAGGTTCCAGCACCTGCCTCACGGACATGGTGCCGAAGCGGTCGAGGAGGCAGGTCCAGCCGTCCACGCAGCCGGGTACGGACCAGTTCAGCGGACCGATACCGGGCACGTATTCGTGGCCCAGCCCGGTGTAATAGTCGATCGTCGCCGCGTAGGGCGCTCTTCCGCTCGCGTTGAGACCGGTCAGCCCGCCGCTTTCGGCCTCCCGGACGATGGCGAACAGGTCGCCGCCGATACCGCAGGACATGGGTTCCACCACGCCGAGTACCGCGTTGACGGCGATGGCGGCGTCAATGGCGTTACCGCCGGATTTGAGGATCTCGATGCCGGCCTGCGCGGCCAGCGGCTGGCTCGTGGCCACCATGCCCCGGGGCGCCATGACGACCGAGCGCCGCGAGCCTCGATAGGTATGGGGATCGTATCTCATGGTCTTCAATGGCTCCGTTCGTAACTCATCCGCTCGAAATTCCTCCGCGTAAGTGGGTCTCGGCGTTGTGCCGGGGCGCGTATCCAATCTCTTCCTTCGGCGTCTGTATGTCGAAAATGTTGTACGTGTTGTCCGAAATGACGAAATAGTGCCGCGCGGGAGGCAGCGTGCCGGCGAGATGGGCCGTATAAGCGGCATGGACCATGGCCGCCGCATCCTGCTGGTGACACCAGACGGCGAAATACCCGGGCTCCTCCGTGATGGGCGTGTTGACGGGGTTCACGCCGCCCCAGCGCGTGGCCACCGCGCCGCAGCCCCGTACTGCCGCCCGTTCCACCCAGGCCTCGACATAGGCCTTCTCGTGGCCGTAGTCGTTGATCGGGCAGGCGGGCAGGTGCGCGGAGATCGGATCAGGCCATTCCCGGATCGAATCAAACTTTCGTTCCGCGATCAACGCGTACGCGCCCGATTCGAAAAAGTGATAGGCGTCGTCCACCGCGTGCACGGAACTCGAACCCACGATCATCGGCCGGTGGTCCGGAGGGCCCGGTCCGTCCGGTCCGCCCGGTCCGCCCGGACTACCCAGGTCCAGCACCGATTCGAACACCAGGTCCGTCATCGCGTTCATGGCGGCGAGATCGCCCTGACGGGCCAGGTAGACGACGAGATCGAACCCGGGGAGCATGGCCCGGAATCGATCCGGTTCTTCGACGATGTTCAAATCGACGAAGCGTCCCTGGGCGCGACCCTCGGCCCGGTCGGGCGCCCCGGGCAGGTCGATGCAACAGAAGCGGTATCTCCCGTCCATCCCCGGCAGGTACGTCCGGAGTCCGGACCCGATCGTCCCCCTGCCCCCGATGAGCAGCGTGTTAAATGCCATGCGGCTTCCCTTCAGTAGGCTTCCAGAT from the Gemmatimonadota bacterium genome contains:
- a CDS encoding DUF362 domain-containing protein, whose protein sequence is MPEKPYTVRAASCDHRTPYEGVYETLKRITEPLAESWARIEKARKIVIKFNMMKPMDNVVRFKGRRQELVDDAVCRAVLQLLREQTDAEIYATDTNPYATDKLTPDEFNYVHHLREFDVRYDDSNRPPWSVYEVPGGGNMFDRYILSGVFEDADEVISVAKMKNHSFMGITLCMKNLFGLPPIVPPGGRVRTYFHHAIRLSYVLPDLAMITNPCLNVIDGLVGQKGREWGGEGRVGDVLIAGDQITATDACGAYLMGHDPASDWPQPPFRRDRNHLLVAAQRGFGTVDLDEIDFECDVQTPVAHFDSDPDEAPELIHTLRRTACEQGLFYRDHRKDIVDRYRGEFIYMQEGEIAWHGEDPSVIGSHRSYSSAKPGSALWLKLVDPEETEGERFDVYDRCLSALSA
- a CDS encoding TRAP transporter small permease subunit; the protein is MNALRKFVRFVDGLNERVGSVVSWFTTLLVLTVCIDVFTRYFLRSSSVAVQELEWHFFAVIFLLASAWALKHNKHVRVDVLYMNFKPRNQALVNLIGSLLFLLPFAVIAIWSSQNFVLNSFRIGEVSPDPGGLPARYILKAMIPLGFSLILLQGLALAARSLDRFIHGGEDPMGEEDESPPRGLSAREEDAV
- a CDS encoding TRAP transporter large permease subunit gives rise to the protein MTEAMPLILFLVLFLLLLMGYPVAFTLGGVSVLLGLMTFGADFFNLLPLRIWGVMTNYVLLAVPLFVYMGVMLEKSGLAEDMLETMALLFGRLRGGLAVAVVIVGALLGASTGIVGATVVTMGLLSLPTMLRRGYSPQVATGTIAASGTLGQIIPPSVVLVLLGSILNVSVGDMFIGAVIPGAILVGMYLVWLAIVAVIKPDEAPAMPADELAAFRESGMFRKIIRAFLLPLGLMTVVLGSIFAGITSPTEAAAVGALGATLLTVFQGKFSYETLKEVMKECTHITCMVFFVLVGAEAFGLVFRGMKGDAYMTSLIMDANLSTYAFLALVLVMIFIAGFFIDFIQITYIIVPVVTPIFIAFGVDLLWLGILIAVNLQTSFLTPPFGFSLFYLKGVAPPEVQTRHIYKGILPFIVIQLICLGCLVYAPMLATWLPGLR
- the ggt gene encoding gamma-glutamyltransferase, producing the protein MRYDPHTYRGSRRSVVMAPRGMVATSQPLAAQAGIEILKSGGNAIDAAIAVNAVLGVVEPMSCGIGGDLFAIVREAESGGLTGLNASGRAPYAATIDYYTGLGHEYVPGIGPLNWSVPGCVDGWTCLLDRFGTMSVRQVLEPAIYYAENGFPVSDIIARDWAGSIPLLRPWPESVRVYLPGGKAPEPGAVFRNPDLARSYRILAEGGRDAFYEGEIAEAVVACSRDVGGLFSPEDFRDHGSTWDDPVSVDYRGHTVWELPPSGQGIAALQMLNILEGYDLAETGCLSAETLHLQIEAKKLAYADRAVFYADPAFAEVPVEALLSRDYADRQRARIDPRRAAVDVPAGDPILQHGDTAYMTVVDRDRNVVSFIQSIFRGFGSGIVPEGTGFPIQNRGQLFSLDPSHRNALAPHKRPFHTIIPAMVTRDGNPWLTFGLMGGAMQPQGHVQVLCSMIDFGMDVQEAGDAPRFQHFGSAEPTGAPMEAGGGRLNVEEGIGEDAFRRLEEMGHRISRSAHGYGGYQAIRIDPEYGMLHGASEPRKDGCAIGY